DNA sequence from the Acidothermus cellulolyticus 11B genome:
CGATTTGGTCAGCGAGCGGCAGGCTACAGCCGTTACGGGGTCGGCGGAGACGGCGCGAAGCTCGACACGCCAAGTCAGTGTAATCCTCGGCAGCGTGCATTGAAGAACGCGGGGCCAAGGTTCGACATGTCCGTCCCAGTGCTGGGGTGGCTGCCTTGTGGCCCTGCCCCACGAAGGGCGGCCCAACTGCACTGGCGTATACCTGCGTGGCGGGCAGCCACGGACGATTCGTCGCGCCCAGCTGAATGATTGCGGCGTATGCCTGCTTCAGGCCGCCGCGCGGGCGATTCAGTCCGAATCGCTCTCGTCGTGCGCCACGGAAGCCGGCTGCTCCCCTGTCCCGTTCATCCCGGCGGAGTCGTCGACGCGGGGCGGCGCCGGGTAAGGCGCCAATTGCACCGGCTTCCCCGCTTGGAGAACCCAGGCCACGGCCGCACCAATGGCACTGCCGATTCCCAGGAACACCGCCGCCATCGGCCAGCGCCGGCGCGGCGCCGGTGCAACGACCGCGCCGTCCATGCCACGGAGCGCCCGGCCTACCAGGCGAGTGCGGCGTACCGCCTCTTGGCGGATCGGTCCGGATGCCGCCTGCGCTGTCCGAACCCACGTCGCGGCCGTGGGCAGTACGCGATCGGCAACAAATGCCCGCGCGCGGTCGAGCTGGCTGGCCACTTGTTGAGCTCCACGAGCCGAGAGCTCCCGAGCAGCGGTTCCCCGGCTCAGCACACTGACACGCATTGCCACCTCCCTCTGGTCGTCCGGTAGCTTCCCCATTCCCCAACGACCTACCACTAATGCCTCGCCCATCGCCGAACCTGCCGGCTCGGCGGTGGTTACGGCGTACGGCGGCGTCTAGGTTCCACGGTACGTCGGCACGCTGTTCGCCGCGTGTCAAGATGGAACGCATTCGCACTGCGGGCAAGGCCCGGTACAGAGGAGATCATGGTGACAGCACTGCCGGAGGCTGTTCTGCACACCAGCCTGGGTGACATCACGGTTCGGCTCTTCGCTGACCACGCACCACATACCGTGCAGAACTTCGTGGACCTTGCCCTGGGAAACCGGGAGTGGCTGGATCCCCGATCCGGCCGGCGCGTGCACCGTTCGCTGTACAGCGAAACGGTCTTTCACCGCGTCATTGCCGGTTTCATGATCCAAGGAGGAGATCCGCTCGGCACCGGTTACGGCGGGCCCGGCTACACCTTTGCCGACGAGCTGCATCCGGGCCTCGTCTTCGACCGGCCGTACCTGCTCGCCATGGCGAACGCGGGACCGCACACCAACGGATCGCAGTTCTTCATCACCGTCGCACCGGCTCAGTGGCTGAACCACAAGCACACGATTTTCGGAGAAGTGATCGCCGGTACTGAGGTCGTCGAGCGCATCGCGCAGGTTCCCACCGACGAAGCGGATCGTCCATTGAATCCGGTCTGGCTGCATTCGGTGGCGATTTCCGAGCAGGGCGGCTCGTCAGCGGAGACGGTCTAAGGCATGGACGGCAACGGCTACGCACCGCCGGCGTCTCCCCCGACCTGCTACCGTCACCCGGACCGCGAAACCTGGGTCCGTTGTGTCCGCTGTGATCGCGCGATTTGTCCGGATTGCATGGTCGAGGCGTCGGTTGGCTTTCAGTGCCCGGAGTGTGTCCGCCGCGGCACCCGGTCACAGGCGATCACCCGGACGGCGCTGGGCGGACGACTCCGCCCCCAGCAGACCGCCGTCACCTACCTGCTCATCGCCATCAACGCGGTGGTGTTCCTGCTCGAGCAGGTGAGCCCGCGATTCGAGCTCCGCTATGCCCTGATTCCCGGCGAGACCGGTTTTGCGCATCCCTACGCGGGCGTCGCGGGCGGCGAGTTCTACCGGCTCATCACGGCAATGTTCCTACATGCCAGCGTCCTGCACATCGTCTTCAACATGTGGGCGCTCCTTGTCGTGGGCGCACCACTCGAGGCGCTGCTCGGCCGGTTGCGCTTCCTCGTGCTGTACTTTCTTGCCGGGCTCGGCGGCTCGACAGCCGTCTACCTTTTCGCGCCCCGCGGATCCGCCACCCTGGGCGCATCTGGAGCGATCTTCGGGCTCTTTGCGGCGTTGTTCGTCTTCGGCCGGCGGTTGAATTTCGACATCCGGCCGATCGGCCTCGTCATCGTCATCAATTTGGCGCTCACGTTTGTCCTCTCCGGCGTCAGCTGGCAAGGCCACATCGGCGGTCTGCTCAGCGGCGGTGCTCTGGCTGCCGCGTGGTCATATGCCCCTCGCGCCTGGCGGACGCCGGCTCAACTCCTCTCGTCGATCGCACTCTTGGCGATTTTGCTGATCGCTGTTGCGATCCGGACGACGCAGCTCACCGCTTGACGGTGCTCGTCGCCGGCTTCTCCCTCGCGCGATCGCGGCTGACTGGTCCCCCGCGCGATCGCGGCTGATTTTCGCGTGCGACACGTTGTCCCCAATGTGGACAACCGCTGTGGAGAATTACGTCGGTGTAGTTTCCCGACACGTCATCGCCACTGGGTCGCGAGACCCAGCCCGATGACCAACAGTCCAAAACCTTCGATCAGATTGCCCGCCTGACCACCGAGGACGTCCATTCCCGGGAATGTGTACTGGGTCACGTACCCGATGACCAGCCAGATCACACCGACGATCAAGCAGGCGACCATCGTGGGGGCAAGCCACGGCGGGCTGACCCGCTTCTTCGGCGAGCGGGTCGGTGGTGGGATGTAGTCCACCGTTTTGCGCACCCGAGATTTCGGCACGATCCAGCCCTCCCGGCGGAGACTGATAGGCGAGGTTCACCTCGCGGTCATGACGGCTTCGCTCTGGCCGCTAGCGTAATCGCGGTGCTCAACGCAGCGGAAGTGACCTCGCGGAAGGGGTGAGCCGCCGATGCGGCGGACGACCGGCTGGCGGGTCGGCGTACCTGTCGTTGCCGCCCTCGCGGGGCTTCTCTTCGCGACCTCCGCGACGACCGCGCACGGCGCCGACCTACGGGTGATCGGCCGGAGTGACCTCGCGGATCTGGTCGCACGCATGCAGCGCACGGTGAACGGTGAGACCAAGAAGTTGGCCGCGCTGCAGCAGCGGGTTCGTGATCTCACTGACCAGGCTGCCCGCACGGATGGTCGCGTCGCGCAGCTTCGGACGGCTGCGGATGAGCTGGCGGGCAGTGTGGGTCTGCGACCGGAGACCGGTCCCGGTCTCATCGTGACCTTGGACGACGCTCCGCCGCTGCGCGGTGCGGCAGCGAACGCCGTCCCCCCGGACTACCTCGTCGTTCACCAGCAGGACATCCAGGCCGTGGTCAATGCGCTGTGGGCTGGCGGCGCCCGCGCAATCAGCCTGCAAGGCAAGCGCCTCGTCGCCACCAGCGCGGTGCGCTGTGTCGGCAACACCCTGCTGCTGGAGGGTGTGGTGTATTCACCCCCTTACGTGATCGCCGCTGTCGGCGACCCGGATCGACTCCGTGCGGCGTTGGATGCCGACCCCAACGTGACGATCTATCGTCAGTACGTGGCCGCCTACCATCTGGGTTACCAGGTTCGCACCGCCCAGCACCTCACGGTTCCCGCGTACGACGGAAGCCTGACCCTCGTCCACGCCGCGGTGCTGCCGCCGCAGACCGGCGGTCAACCCCCCCGAACTCCTGCTGCTCCACTCGCCGGCGGGTCGTCGCCATGACCCGCACGCTGCAGAAATCACCGGTTACCACGATCCGCGGCTCGGCGCCCCGGCGGGTCCTGGGAGTGGCGGGGGAAATTCTCATCACCCTGGGCGTGGTCGTGCTTCTCTTTGTCGGCTACGACTTGTGGTTCACCGGGCTGTACACGGCATCGGCGCAGCGCGAGCTCAAGCACGAGCTTGCGATTACCTGGCAGACCGCGACGGCGAATCCGGCTCCGCCGCCTGCCCCGTCGGCCGTGCCGAGTCCCGATGGGGTGCTCCCGGACGACGTCGTGCCGGGCAATGCGCTCGCACTCATCCGTATTCCGCGGCTGGGCCGGCACTACGTGTACGCCATTGTCGAGGGTGTCTCGACTGCGGATCTCAAAAAGGGACCGGGTCACTACCCGGGGACCGCCATGCCCGGCCAGGTGGGAAATTTTGTCGTGTCCGGGCACCGCACGACGTACCTCGCCCCGTTCAACGGCTTGGACAAGTTGCGCCTCGGTGATCCGATCGTCATTGAGACGGCGACAATGTGGTACGTCTACCGCGTCACTCAGATGGAAACGGTCTTGCCGACCGATGTCGCCGTCATCCTCCCGGTCCCCGATCACCCGGGTGAACGGCCGACCGAAGCCCTTATCACTCTCACGACCTGCACCCCGAAATACTCCGCGTCCCACCGGCTCGTCGTCCACGGCCGGCTCGAAACGGCTCAGCCGAAATCCGCCGGAATCCCGGCGGTGCTGCGGGAGGGATGAGCTCATGTACGGCTGGCTCTGGCGGAAACTGCCCGGTGGCGCGGCGGAGAAAATCCTCAGCGTGACGCTGCTGGCGGCGGCGTTTCTCGCGCTGCTCTTTTTCGTCGTCTTCCCCTGGGTGGAGCCGCGGCTGCCGTGGAACGACGTCACGATCACCTCACCGCGGCCGCACAGTTCCTCAGCCGCTGCGTCGCCGGCAGCCTCACCGACGCCGTCCGCCGGCTTCCCGCCTGACGGCGGACCCTCGGCTGGGTCGGGACGCTGACGGCCGGCCCTCGGCTGGGTCGGGACGCTGACGGCCGGCCGGTGTGCACCATGCCGGCCGGTGCCGCGAGGACGACGCCGTCGTGGACGGGCGCGGTTTCTGCGACAATCAGCCCATGCGCATCCTCGTGGTGGACAACTATGACAGCTTCGTGTTCAACCTCGTGCAGTATCTCGCCCAGCTGGGCGCGGAGTGCACCGTCGCGCGGAACGACGAGATCGAACCAGCCGATGCGCTTCCCTATGACGGGATTTTGCTGAGCCCTGGTCCAGGCACACCGGAGGAGGCCGGCGTCTGTATTCGGCTGATTCGGGAAATTGCGGGTCAGAAACCGATTCTCGGCGTCTGCCTTGGCCACCAGGCGATTGCGGTAGCTTTCGGCGGTGTCGTAACCCGCGCGCCGGAATTGCTGCACGGCAAGACCAGTGAGATTTGGCACGACGGGGCAGGCGTGCTCGACGGATTGCCGAATCCGTTCACCGCTACTCGGTACCATTCCTTGGCCGTGGACGAAACCACCCTGCCGGCTGACCTGGAGGTCACCGCGCGAACCGCAAGCGGCGTCGTCATGGCTCTGCGGCACCGGAATCTGCCTGTCGAAGGGGTGCAATTCCATCCGGAGTCGGTGCTCACGGAGGGCGGACATCGGCTGCTGGCCAACTGGCTCGCTCGCTGCGGCGACCCCGATGCGATAGCGCGGGTCGCGGCGATTCGGACGCCGCTTACGCCGACCGCGCTACGGTGAGCTGCTCGCCGACGGCGACGGCGCTGGACTCGACGGCGACCCGCTCGGTGACGGTGAGGCGGAGGCCGACGACGACGGCGACGCCGACGGCGTACCGGACGACACGTAGAGCGTCACGGTGGACCCAAGCGGTGCGGTGCGTCCAGGTCCCGGCACTTGGTTGATGACGAATCCCTGTTGGACGTCGTTGCTTGGTTCTTCGACGACGTTGTAGGCATAGCCGGCGCTGGTCAGTTCTTGTTCGGCGTCGCTGGTCGGCAGGCCTCGGACATCGGGAACGGTGCCGGTTCCGCTGGCGACGACAAGGTCGACGCGCGAGCCGGCGGCGGCTGGGGAGCCGGGTTTCGGATTCTGATCGAGCACCGTGCCGGCCGGTTGCTGCGAATCGCGCTGCGTCACATTCCCCACGGTGAGACCGAGCGCCCGAAGGGCAGCCCGGGCGTCCTCCAACGATTTGTTGGTCAGGTCAGGTACGGTCACCGTCTTTGGCCCAGCGGACACCGTGATTGTGACGACCGAGTTCTTCGGCAGCCGTGTCCCCGCGGTCGGGTTTTGATCGAAGACGATCCCCTGCGGCACCGAAGCGTTCGGCTGCGTCTCGACCTTGACCTTGAACCCGTCGCTGGTCAATGTCTGCTCGGCTTGCGATTGGGTCATGTTTATCACGTTGGGTACCGGAAGCGTCGGCGTGGCGTGTGAACCGGTGATCAGTTGGCGGGCGAGTAGACCGAGTGCTACTAGGAGGGCGAGGACGGCGACCGCGAGCAGGGTGTAGATGAGACCGCGCCGGGTCCGGGGCTGAGCAGGGCGGATCTCCTCCGTGACAGCGGACAACCGCTCCGTCGGGTCGAGGAGCAGCGGTGTTGCTTGGACGGGTTTACCCAGCAGCGCCCGCTCGATGTCCGCTCGCATCTCCGCAGCACTCTGGTACCGGTTCGCGGGGTTCTTCGCCAAGGCCTTCATGACGATCGCGTCAATGTCCGGTGTGACGTCGGGATTAAGTCGTGACGGAGGCACCGGATCTTCCCGGACGTGCTGGTAAGCGACCGCTACCGCGGATTCCCCGGTGAACGGCGGGGTACCGGTGAGGAGTTCGTAGAGAACGCAGCCGGTCGAGTAAATGTCGCTGCGGGGGTCCACCGGCTCGCCGCGGGCTTGTTCGGGCGAGAGGTACTGCGCGGTTCCGATGACGGCGGCGGTCTGGGTCACAGTCGCCGTGGATTGAGCGACGGCGCGGGCGATGCCGAAATCCATCACCTTGACCTCGCCGTTGTGGGTCAGCATGATGTTGCCGGGCTTGATGTCCCGATGCACGATGCCGTTGCGGTGGCTGTATTCGAGTGCGGCAAGAATGTCGGCGACGATTTCCAGTGCGCGGCGGGGAAGAATGTGCGACTCGCTTTTCAGGATGTCCCGCAGCGTCCGCCCCTCGACGTACTCCATCACGATATAGGGCACCGGGACGCCGTCCAGCATGCTCTCACCGGTGTCGTAAACAGCAACAATCGACGGGTGATTGAGCGCGGCGGCTGCTTGCGCTTCCCGGCGGAAACGTGTCTGAAATGACGTGTCGCGGGCGAGGTCGACACGGA
Encoded proteins:
- a CDS encoding class E sortase — translated: MTRTLQKSPVTTIRGSAPRRVLGVAGEILITLGVVVLLFVGYDLWFTGLYTASAQRELKHELAITWQTATANPAPPPAPSAVPSPDGVLPDDVVPGNALALIRIPRLGRHYVYAIVEGVSTADLKKGPGHYPGTAMPGQVGNFVVSGHRTTYLAPFNGLDKLRLGDPIVIETATMWYVYRVTQMETVLPTDVAVILPVPDHPGERPTEALITLTTCTPKYSASHRLVVHGRLETAQPKSAGIPAVLREG
- a CDS encoding DUF881 domain-containing protein, which produces MRRTTGWRVGVPVVAALAGLLFATSATTAHGADLRVIGRSDLADLVARMQRTVNGETKKLAALQQRVRDLTDQAARTDGRVAQLRTAADELAGSVGLRPETGPGLIVTLDDAPPLRGAAANAVPPDYLVVHQQDIQAVVNALWAGGARAISLQGKRLVATSAVRCVGNTLLLEGVVYSPPYVIAAVGDPDRLRAALDADPNVTIYRQYVAAYHLGYQVRTAQHLTVPAYDGSLTLVHAAVLPPQTGGQPPRTPAAPLAGGSSP
- a CDS encoding peptidylprolyl isomerase, with the protein product MVTALPEAVLHTSLGDITVRLFADHAPHTVQNFVDLALGNREWLDPRSGRRVHRSLYSETVFHRVIAGFMIQGGDPLGTGYGGPGYTFADELHPGLVFDRPYLLAMANAGPHTNGSQFFITVAPAQWLNHKHTIFGEVIAGTEVVERIAQVPTDEADRPLNPVWLHSVAISEQGGSSAETV
- the crgA gene encoding cell division protein CrgA encodes the protein MPKSRVRKTVDYIPPPTRSPKKRVSPPWLAPTMVACLIVGVIWLVIGYVTQYTFPGMDVLGGQAGNLIEGFGLLVIGLGLATQWR
- a CDS encoding rhomboid family intramembrane serine protease, which encodes MVEASVGFQCPECVRRGTRSQAITRTALGGRLRPQQTAVTYLLIAINAVVFLLEQVSPRFELRYALIPGETGFAHPYAGVAGGEFYRLITAMFLHASVLHIVFNMWALLVVGAPLEALLGRLRFLVLYFLAGLGGSTAVYLFAPRGSATLGASGAIFGLFAALFVFGRRLNFDIRPIGLVIVINLALTFVLSGVSWQGHIGGLLSGGALAAAWSYAPRAWRTPAQLLSSIALLAILLIAVAIRTTQLTA
- the pknB gene encoding Stk1 family PASTA domain-containing Ser/Thr kinase → MTSNDSLTNQPRRILADRYELGEILGYGGMAEVRRGRDLRLGRDVAIKTLRVDLARDTSFQTRFRREAQAAAALNHPSIVAVYDTGESMLDGVPVPYIVMEYVEGRTLRDILKSESHILPRRALEIVADILAALEYSHRNGIVHRDIKPGNIMLTHNGEVKVMDFGIARAVAQSTATVTQTAAVIGTAQYLSPEQARGEPVDPRSDIYSTGCVLYELLTGTPPFTGESAVAVAYQHVREDPVPPSRLNPDVTPDIDAIVMKALAKNPANRYQSAAEMRADIERALLGKPVQATPLLLDPTERLSAVTEEIRPAQPRTRRGLIYTLLAVAVLALLVALGLLARQLITGSHATPTLPVPNVINMTQSQAEQTLTSDGFKVKVETQPNASVPQGIVFDQNPTAGTRLPKNSVVTITVSAGPKTVTVPDLTNKSLEDARAALRALGLTVGNVTQRDSQQPAGTVLDQNPKPGSPAAAGSRVDLVVASGTGTVPDVRGLPTSDAEQELTSAGYAYNVVEEPSNDVQQGFVINQVPGPGRTAPLGSTVTLYVSSGTPSASPSSSASASPSPSGSPSSPAPSPSASSSP
- a CDS encoding aminodeoxychorismate/anthranilate synthase component II, which produces MRILVVDNYDSFVFNLVQYLAQLGAECTVARNDEIEPADALPYDGILLSPGPGTPEEAGVCIRLIREIAGQKPILGVCLGHQAIAVAFGGVVTRAPELLHGKTSEIWHDGAGVLDGLPNPFTATRYHSLAVDETTLPADLEVTARTASGVVMALRHRNLPVEGVQFHPESVLTEGGHRLLANWLARCGDPDAIARVAAIRTPLTPTALR